One window of the Streptomyces sp. ITFR-21 genome contains the following:
- the mshD gene encoding mycothiol synthase — MSDRRIEALSELHQSAAAAVLDLIRTAAAADGRQAVSEQGRLYVRRGGSAGVRHLLLWAPGAAGAEPGGGADTGGGGGAGAEELIGYAQIDGTDPTEPPVAEILVHPAHRARGHGRAIGRAVLEATGKRLRVWAHGSHPAARHLAAALDLELIRELRQMRRPLDAGLTGLPEPRLPEGVTVRTFVPGQDETAWLALNAAAFTRHSEQGGLTARDLEDREAEDWFDPAGFFLAFRGAAPAGFHWTKVHAEERLGEVYVLGIAPSEQGSGLGRALTTIGLRHLARDRGLPTAMLYVDADNAPAVALYERLGFTVHETDLMYRTRD; from the coding sequence ATGAGTGACCGGCGTATCGAGGCACTGTCCGAGCTGCACCAGAGCGCCGCCGCGGCGGTCCTCGACCTCATCAGGACCGCGGCAGCCGCCGACGGCCGGCAAGCGGTCTCCGAACAGGGCCGGCTGTACGTCCGGCGCGGTGGCAGCGCCGGAGTGCGGCATCTGCTGCTGTGGGCGCCCGGCGCGGCCGGGGCGGAGCCCGGCGGCGGCGCGGACACCGGCGGAGGCGGCGGGGCCGGCGCGGAGGAGCTGATCGGGTACGCCCAGATCGACGGCACCGACCCGACGGAGCCCCCCGTCGCCGAGATCCTGGTGCACCCGGCGCACCGCGCCCGGGGCCACGGCCGGGCGATCGGCCGGGCGGTGCTGGAGGCCACCGGCAAGCGGCTGCGGGTGTGGGCGCACGGCAGCCATCCCGCCGCCCGCCACCTGGCCGCCGCCCTGGACCTCGAGCTCATCCGCGAGCTGCGCCAGATGCGCCGCCCGCTGGACGCCGGGCTGACCGGTCTGCCCGAGCCCCGGCTGCCCGAGGGTGTCACCGTCCGCACCTTCGTCCCCGGCCAGGACGAGACCGCCTGGCTCGCCCTGAACGCCGCCGCCTTCACCCGGCACTCCGAACAGGGCGGCCTCACCGCGCGTGACCTGGAGGACCGCGAGGCCGAGGACTGGTTCGACCCGGCCGGCTTCTTCCTCGCCTTCCGCGGCGCCGCGCCGGCCGGCTTCCACTGGACCAAGGTGCACGCCGAGGAGCGCCTGGGCGAGGTGTACGTGCTCGGGATCGCCCCCAGCGAGCAGGGCAGCGGCCTGGGCCGGGCGCTGACCACGATCGGACTGCGCCACCTGGCCCGCGACCGCGGCCTGCCCACGGCCATGCTGTACGTGGACGCCGACAACGCACCGGCCGTCGCCCTCTACGAGCGGCTGGGCTTCACCGTGCACGAGACCGACCTGATGTACCGCACCCGGGACTGA
- a CDS encoding MFS transporter, whose product MRRWIMLALGTAAQTAACAFVYGIPYLADELRDRERLTLTQVGLLVACPTAGLVLALYLWGAAADRWGERVVIALGLGAAGGALAGAAWGAHGMVALGGLLVLAGAAGASVYSASGRLVMGWFSAGERGLAMGIRQTSTPLGMGVAALSMPPLAGAHGLTGAFGFLAVLCCAIAVLVGVFAADPARPETAVGKPAPNPYRGSNVLWRIHGSAALLVVPQFTAGAFALVLLVDVRGWTPVHAGQLIALAQGLGAVSRIVVGRWSDRVGNRLRPMRQLAVLTAAVVAAAALTTAFPSPVTPVLLVTAIALTASTNGLSFTSTAERAGPAWSGRALGVHNTGQNLTAAVVPPAMAALISATAYWPGFALAAAVAGVSALVVPVPRRAATPRTARPRRTISA is encoded by the coding sequence GTGCGACGCTGGATCATGCTGGCGCTGGGGACCGCGGCACAGACCGCGGCCTGCGCGTTCGTGTACGGGATCCCCTATCTGGCCGACGAGCTGCGGGACCGCGAGCGCCTGACGCTGACCCAGGTGGGGCTGCTGGTGGCCTGCCCGACGGCCGGACTGGTGCTGGCGCTGTACCTGTGGGGGGCCGCGGCCGACCGGTGGGGCGAGCGGGTGGTGATCGCGCTGGGGCTGGGCGCGGCCGGCGGGGCGCTGGCCGGGGCCGCCTGGGGCGCGCACGGGATGGTCGCGCTCGGCGGACTGCTGGTGCTGGCCGGGGCCGCCGGGGCCTCGGTGTACTCGGCGAGCGGGCGGCTGGTGATGGGCTGGTTCAGCGCCGGCGAGCGCGGGCTGGCCATGGGGATCCGGCAGACGTCGACCCCGCTGGGGATGGGCGTGGCCGCGCTGTCGATGCCGCCGCTGGCCGGCGCGCACGGGCTGACCGGTGCGTTCGGGTTCCTGGCGGTGCTGTGCTGCGCCATCGCGGTACTGGTCGGGGTGTTCGCGGCCGACCCGGCGCGCCCGGAGACCGCGGTCGGCAAGCCCGCGCCGAACCCGTACCGCGGGTCGAACGTGCTGTGGCGCATCCACGGCTCGGCCGCCCTGCTGGTGGTGCCGCAGTTCACCGCCGGGGCGTTCGCGCTGGTGCTGCTGGTGGACGTACGCGGCTGGACGCCGGTGCACGCCGGGCAGCTGATCGCGCTTGCCCAAGGACTGGGCGCGGTGTCCCGCATCGTGGTCGGCCGCTGGTCGGACCGGGTCGGCAACCGGCTGCGGCCGATGCGGCAGCTGGCCGTGCTGACCGCGGCCGTGGTCGCCGCCGCCGCGCTGACCACCGCCTTCCCGTCCCCGGTCACCCCGGTGCTGCTGGTGACCGCCATCGCGCTGACCGCCAGCACCAACGGACTGTCGTTCACCTCCACCGCGGAACGCGCCGGGCCCGCCTGGTCGGGCCGCGCCCTGGGGGTGCACAACACCGGGCAGAACCTGACCGCGGCCGTGGTGCCGCCCGCGATGGCGGCACTCATCTCGGCCACCGCGTACTGGCCCGGTTTCGCCCTCGCGGCGGCCGTCGCCGGTGTGTCAGCGCTGGTCGTCCCGGTGCCGCGGCGGGCGGCGACCCCCCGTACGGCGCGGCCGCGCCGTACGATTTCCGCATGA
- a CDS encoding bifunctional metallophosphatase/5'-nucleotidase codes for MSLARRISVGVAGLAAVGTLIAACPAPAHGHEGHGGHSSHGGGHGKPDPTVDLQLLALNDFHGNLEPPAGSSGSVSEIQPDGTVKAVSAGGVEYLASSLRTARKGHDRSLTVAAGDLVGASPLLSGLFHDEPTVEAMNTIGLDVTSVGNHEFDEGKTELLRLQNGGCHPVDGCYQPGKTFKGADYPILSANVVNEETGRPLLRPYVVRNVKGVKVGFIGVTLKGTPDIVTASGVAGLKFLDEAETVNKYTRELKRQGVNAVVALIHEGGFPVSGSYNYNCDAGGAGTGISGPIVDIAKKISPDVDALVTGHTHNAYVCTVPDPAGRPRLVTSASSFGRLYTELDMKYDLRTHDIARTSVKGTNHVVDRVQPKAADMTALIARWNTLAAPVAGRTIGYISAGIGRTGTRETPLGDLIADAQLEYGRTLDPSVQLALMNPGGIRTDLVYPATGSEGDGVVTYAEGFAVQPFSNTVNLVTLTGAQLVTALQQQVSGANQAAPKILQISAGLTYTLDTTKTGADQVVAGSVALNGTPLDPAASYRVAMNNFLTGGGDGFTVLAQGTNPLVGGDDLAAFAAYLTAHSSASAPIAPPAAKRVTVVS; via the coding sequence ATGTCTCTGGCACGCAGAATCTCGGTGGGTGTCGCCGGCCTCGCGGCCGTCGGCACCCTCATCGCGGCCTGTCCCGCCCCCGCGCACGGGCACGAGGGGCACGGCGGGCACAGCAGCCACGGAGGCGGGCACGGGAAGCCGGACCCGACCGTCGACCTCCAGCTCCTCGCGCTCAACGACTTCCACGGCAACCTGGAGCCGCCGGCCGGGTCGTCGGGCAGCGTCAGCGAAATCCAGCCGGACGGTACCGTCAAGGCGGTCAGCGCCGGCGGGGTGGAGTACCTCGCGTCCAGTCTGCGGACCGCCAGGAAGGGCCACGACCGGTCGCTGACCGTCGCCGCCGGGGACCTGGTCGGCGCCAGCCCGCTGCTGTCCGGGCTGTTCCACGACGAACCGACCGTCGAGGCGATGAACACGATCGGCCTGGACGTCACCAGCGTCGGCAACCACGAGTTCGACGAGGGCAAGACCGAGCTGCTGCGGCTGCAGAACGGCGGCTGCCACCCGGTCGACGGCTGCTACCAGCCCGGCAAGACCTTCAAGGGCGCCGACTACCCGATCCTGTCGGCCAACGTCGTCAACGAGGAGACCGGCCGCCCGCTGCTCCGGCCCTACGTGGTCAGGAACGTCAAGGGCGTCAAGGTCGGCTTCATCGGCGTCACCCTCAAGGGCACCCCGGACATCGTGACCGCCTCCGGCGTCGCGGGCCTGAAGTTCCTGGACGAGGCCGAGACGGTCAACAAGTACACCAGGGAGCTCAAGCGGCAGGGCGTCAACGCGGTCGTCGCGCTGATCCACGAGGGCGGCTTCCCGGTCTCCGGCAGCTACAACTACAACTGCGACGCGGGCGGCGCCGGCACCGGCATCTCCGGCCCGATCGTGGACATCGCCAAGAAGATCTCCCCCGACGTGGACGCCCTGGTCACCGGCCACACCCACAACGCGTACGTCTGCACCGTCCCGGACCCGGCCGGCCGGCCCCGGCTGGTCACCAGCGCCTCCTCCTTCGGCCGGCTCTACACCGAGCTGGACATGAAGTACGACCTGCGCACCCACGACATCGCCCGCACATCCGTGAAGGGCACCAACCACGTCGTGGACCGCGTGCAGCCCAAGGCCGCCGACATGACCGCGCTGATCGCCCGCTGGAACACCCTGGCCGCGCCGGTCGCCGGCCGCACCATCGGCTACATCAGTGCCGGCATCGGCCGCACCGGCACCCGGGAGACGCCGCTCGGCGACCTGATCGCCGACGCCCAGCTGGAGTACGGCAGGACCCTCGACCCGAGCGTGCAGCTGGCGCTGATGAACCCCGGCGGCATCCGCACCGACCTGGTCTATCCCGCCACCGGCAGCGAGGGCGACGGCGTGGTCACCTACGCCGAGGGCTTCGCCGTGCAGCCGTTCAGCAACACCGTCAACCTCGTCACGCTCACCGGCGCGCAGCTCGTCACCGCGCTCCAGCAGCAGGTCAGCGGCGCCAACCAGGCCGCCCCGAAGATCCTGCAGATCTCCGCCGGCCTGACCTACACCCTGGACACCACCAAGACCGGCGCCGACCAGGTGGTGGCCGGCTCGGTCGCCCTCAACGGCACCCCGCTCGACCCGGCCGCCTCCTACCGGGTCGCCATGAACAACTTCCTCACCGGCGGCGGCGACGGCTTCACCGTCCTGGCCCAGGGCACGAACCCGCTGGTGGGCGGCGACGACCTGGCGGCCTTCGCCGCCTACCTGACCGCGCACTCCTCGGCGTCGGCGCCCATCGCGCCGCCCGCCGCGAAGCGGGTGACGGTGGTCAGCTAG
- a CDS encoding sensor histidine kinase, with protein MSRLPLRSRLTLLTAVAVAVAVALAALACWAITRDQLRGELDRSLRQPDIVQNTQIADTLNTRGCLPAAPKPDTTDPADPYTFITTSTSAQVVLSSGRACWVQGHAEIPVGAQDRAVATGQATDALHTVTAPGGGKLRVYTFQARINFQPAAISVARPLSDVDRPLTRLAWVLLAVSGIGVLGAASAGLVIARTGLRPVDTLTQTVEHIARTEDLNVRIPVTGQDEIARLSTSFNAMTAALASSRDRQQQLIADAGHELRTPLTSLRTNIELLERSEATGRALPPEDRRALLASVKAQMTELAALIGDLQELSRPDAARTLDVVPLHRVTEAALERARLRGPDLQLVADVRPWYVRGEAAALERAIVNLLDNAVKFSPPGGEVEVRLHDGQLTVRDHGPGIPAEELPHVFERFWRSPDARSLPGSGLGLSIVARTVQQSGGEVALAPAPGGGTLAALRLPGAPTAPPGELPAS; from the coding sequence GTGAGCCGACTCCCGCTGCGGTCCCGGCTGACCCTGCTCACCGCCGTCGCGGTGGCCGTCGCCGTGGCGCTGGCCGCACTGGCCTGCTGGGCGATCACCCGGGACCAGCTGCGCGGCGAACTCGACCGGTCGCTGCGGCAGCCCGACATCGTGCAGAACACGCAGATCGCCGACACCCTCAACACCCGGGGCTGCCTGCCCGCGGCGCCCAAGCCGGATACGACCGACCCGGCCGACCCTTACACCTTCATCACCACCAGCACCTCCGCGCAGGTGGTGCTGTCCAGCGGCCGGGCCTGCTGGGTACAGGGCCATGCGGAGATCCCCGTCGGGGCGCAGGACCGGGCGGTGGCGACGGGGCAGGCGACGGACGCCCTGCACACGGTGACCGCGCCCGGCGGCGGGAAGCTGCGGGTCTACACCTTCCAGGCGCGGATCAACTTCCAGCCCGCGGCGATCTCGGTGGCCCGCCCGCTGAGCGACGTGGACCGGCCGCTGACCCGGCTGGCCTGGGTGCTGCTCGCGGTCAGCGGCATCGGGGTGCTGGGCGCGGCCTCGGCCGGCCTGGTGATCGCCAGGACCGGGCTGCGGCCGGTGGACACCCTCACGCAGACCGTCGAGCACATCGCCCGTACCGAGGACCTGAACGTGCGGATCCCGGTCACCGGGCAGGACGAGATCGCCCGGCTGAGTACGTCGTTCAACGCGATGACGGCCGCGCTGGCGTCGTCCCGGGACCGGCAGCAGCAGCTGATCGCCGACGCGGGGCACGAGCTGCGTACCCCGCTGACCAGCCTGCGGACCAATATCGAGCTGCTGGAGCGCAGCGAGGCGACCGGGCGGGCGCTGCCGCCGGAGGACCGGCGCGCGCTGCTGGCGTCGGTGAAGGCGCAGATGACCGAGCTGGCCGCGCTGATCGGCGATCTGCAGGAGCTGTCGCGGCCGGACGCGGCCCGCACCCTGGACGTGGTGCCGCTGCACCGGGTGACCGAGGCGGCGCTGGAGCGGGCGCGGCTGCGCGGGCCCGACCTCCAGCTGGTCGCGGACGTCCGGCCCTGGTACGTCCGCGGTGAGGCCGCCGCGCTGGAGCGGGCGATCGTCAACCTGCTGGACAACGCGGTGAAGTTCAGCCCGCCGGGCGGCGAGGTCGAGGTGCGGCTGCACGACGGGCAGCTGACCGTGCGCGACCACGGTCCGGGGATTCCGGCCGAGGAGCTGCCGCACGTCTTCGAGCGGTTCTGGCGGTCGCCGGACGCGCGGAGCCTGCCCGGCAGCGGCCTGGGGCTGTCGATCGTGGCCAGGACCGTGCAGCAGTCGGGGGGCGAGGTGGCGCTGGCCCCGGCGCCGGGGGGCGGCACGCTGGCCGCCCTCCGGCTGCCGGGGGCGCCGACCGCGCCGCCCGGGGAGCTGCCGGCTAGCTGA
- a CDS encoding response regulator transcription factor, whose amino-acid sequence MSTGESGEAPARILIVDDEPAVREALRRSLAFEGYDTALAGDGVAALEQARSYRPDAIVLDVLMPRMDGLTTARRLRSTGVTTPILMLTARDTVGDRVTGLDAGADDYLVKPFELDELLARLRALLRRSSYAAGPAGADQEHVLAFADLRMDTSTREVTRAGRPVELTRTEYTLLELFLAHPRQVLTREQILKSVWGFDFEPSSNSLDVYVMYLRRKTEAGGMPRVVHTVRGVGYVLRAPDGGRS is encoded by the coding sequence ATGAGCACCGGCGAGAGCGGCGAGGCGCCCGCCCGCATCCTGATCGTGGACGACGAGCCGGCCGTCCGGGAGGCGCTGCGCCGCAGCCTGGCCTTCGAGGGGTACGACACCGCGCTGGCCGGCGACGGCGTGGCCGCGCTGGAGCAGGCGCGGTCGTACCGGCCGGACGCGATCGTGCTGGACGTGCTGATGCCGCGGATGGACGGGCTGACCACGGCCCGGCGGCTGCGCTCCACCGGTGTGACCACCCCGATCCTGATGCTCACCGCGCGGGACACCGTCGGCGACCGCGTCACCGGCCTCGACGCGGGCGCCGACGACTACCTCGTCAAACCGTTCGAACTGGACGAGCTGCTGGCCAGGCTGCGGGCCCTGCTGCGCCGCAGCTCCTACGCGGCGGGGCCGGCCGGCGCCGACCAGGAGCACGTGCTGGCCTTCGCCGACCTGCGGATGGACACCAGCACCCGGGAGGTGACCAGGGCCGGCCGGCCGGTCGAGCTGACCCGGACCGAGTACACCCTGCTGGAGCTGTTCCTGGCCCACCCGCGGCAGGTGCTCACCCGGGAGCAGATCCTCAAGTCGGTGTGGGGCTTCGACTTCGAGCCGTCCTCCAACTCGCTGGACGTGTACGTGATGTACCTGCGCCGCAAGACCGAGGCCGGCGGCATGCCGCGGGTGGTGCACACCGTCCGCGGGGTGGGGTACGTGCTGCGCGCGCCGGACGGCGGCCGTTCGTGA
- a CDS encoding S1C family serine protease: MTESNRYSGEPQYPHGPQAPLYHGPQTPPEPAGAGDEGVGSGFPPPPAYPPLPAPGEPAPRRGRRAGRPIALFAAVALAAGVIGGGAGALIGSATDHHTSAAAATTSAVNASAVNGTVAGVVKAVSPSVVEINATSNEGKATGAGVIITADGQIITNNHVVAGAASITVSFSNGRTSTASVVGTDPQKDLALIRVQGASGLPAATLGDSSGLVVGDQVVAIGSPDGLTGTVTSGIVSALGRDVTVPVEDGRSQDQGRGFGGSGGDQWPFSFGGNQYNGDTGESTTTYKAIQTDASLNPGNSGGALINMSGQIIGINSAMYSSASSSGGDSSAGSVGLGFAIPINTVTADLAHLRAGGSGGN; this comes from the coding sequence ATGACCGAGAGCAACCGCTACAGCGGAGAACCCCAGTACCCGCACGGCCCGCAGGCACCGCTCTACCACGGCCCGCAGACGCCCCCCGAGCCGGCCGGCGCCGGCGACGAGGGTGTGGGCTCCGGTTTCCCCCCGCCTCCGGCGTACCCGCCGCTCCCGGCGCCCGGCGAGCCCGCGCCGCGCCGCGGGCGCCGGGCCGGGCGGCCGATCGCGCTGTTCGCCGCGGTGGCGCTCGCCGCCGGTGTGATCGGCGGCGGCGCGGGCGCCCTGATCGGCAGCGCGACGGACCACCACACCTCGGCCGCGGCGGCCACGACCAGCGCGGTCAACGCCAGCGCGGTCAACGGCACGGTGGCGGGCGTGGTGAAGGCGGTCAGCCCCAGCGTGGTCGAGATCAACGCGACCTCCAACGAGGGGAAGGCCACCGGCGCCGGGGTGATCATCACCGCCGACGGCCAGATCATCACCAACAACCACGTCGTAGCGGGCGCCGCGTCGATCACGGTGTCCTTCAGCAACGGCCGGACCTCGACCGCCTCGGTGGTCGGCACCGACCCGCAGAAGGACCTGGCGCTGATCCGGGTGCAGGGCGCGAGCGGGCTGCCCGCCGCGACGCTCGGCGACTCCTCCGGACTGGTGGTCGGCGACCAGGTGGTGGCCATCGGCTCCCCCGACGGCCTGACCGGCACGGTCACCAGCGGCATCGTCTCGGCGCTCGGCCGCGACGTGACGGTCCCGGTCGAGGACGGCCGGAGCCAGGACCAGGGCCGGGGTTTCGGCGGCAGCGGCGGCGACCAGTGGCCGTTCTCCTTCGGCGGCAACCAGTACAACGGCGACACCGGCGAGTCCACCACCACGTACAAGGCGATCCAGACCGACGCCTCGCTCAACCCGGGCAACTCCGGCGGCGCGCTGATCAACATGAGCGGCCAGATCATCGGCATCAACTCGGCGATGTACTCCTCGGCCTCCTCCTCCGGCGGCGACAGCTCCGCCGGCAGCGTCGGCCTCGGCTTCGCCATCCCGATCAACACCGTCACCGCCGACCTCGCGCACCTGCGGGCCGGGGGCTCGGGCGGCAACTGA
- a CDS encoding LacI family DNA-binding transcriptional regulator: MPKVTRDDVARLAGTSTAVVSYVINNGPRPVAPATRERVLAAIKQLGYRPDRVAQAMASRRTDLIGLIVPDARQPFFAEMAHAVEQAASDRGKMVLVGNSDYLDEREVHYLRAFLGMRVSGLILISQGPSQNAAAEIDAWDARVVLLHERPEAIDDIAVVTDDIGGAQLATRHLLEHGHEYVACLGGTEITPVTGDPVTDHVVGWERAMQEFGKSTEGRLFHAPYNRYDAYQVALGLLAGPDRPPAIFCSTDDQAIGVLRAARELRIEVPGQLAVAGFDDVKEAGLADPPLTTVASDRKAMARAAVDAVLDDSLRVPGVRRERLRTFPSRLVVRGSCGCHARATP; the protein is encoded by the coding sequence GTGCCCAAGGTGACGCGTGACGACGTGGCCAGGCTGGCGGGGACCTCCACCGCGGTCGTCAGCTACGTCATCAACAACGGACCCCGGCCGGTAGCCCCGGCCACCCGCGAGCGCGTGCTCGCGGCCATCAAGCAGCTCGGCTACCGCCCGGACCGGGTGGCGCAGGCGATGGCGAGCCGCCGTACCGACCTGATCGGACTGATCGTGCCGGACGCGCGGCAGCCGTTCTTCGCCGAGATGGCGCACGCCGTCGAACAGGCCGCGTCGGATCGCGGGAAGATGGTGCTGGTCGGGAACTCCGACTACCTCGACGAGCGCGAGGTGCACTACCTGCGGGCCTTCCTCGGCATGCGCGTCTCCGGGCTGATCCTGATCAGCCAGGGCCCGAGCCAGAACGCCGCCGCCGAGATCGACGCCTGGGACGCCCGTGTGGTGCTGCTGCACGAGCGTCCCGAGGCGATCGACGACATCGCGGTGGTCACCGACGACATCGGCGGCGCCCAGCTGGCCACCCGCCACCTGCTGGAGCACGGACACGAGTACGTGGCCTGCCTCGGCGGAACCGAGATCACCCCGGTCACCGGCGACCCGGTCACCGACCACGTGGTCGGCTGGGAGCGGGCCATGCAGGAGTTCGGCAAGTCCACCGAGGGCCGGCTCTTCCACGCCCCGTACAACCGCTACGACGCCTATCAGGTCGCGCTCGGGCTGCTGGCCGGCCCGGACCGGCCGCCGGCCATCTTCTGCTCGACCGACGACCAGGCCATCGGGGTGCTGCGGGCCGCCCGCGAGCTGCGGATCGAGGTACCCGGGCAGCTGGCGGTGGCCGGGTTCGACGACGTCAAGGAGGCCGGGCTGGCCGACCCGCCGCTGACCACGGTGGCCTCGGACCGCAAAGCCATGGCCAGGGCCGCGGTGGACGCGGTGCTGGACGACTCGCTGCGGGTGCCGGGGGTCCGCCGGGAGCGGCTGCGCACGTTCCCCTCCCGGTTGGTGGTACGCGGCTCCTGCGGCTGCCACGCCCGCGCGACACCGTAA
- a CDS encoding response regulator transcription factor, with product MSSLLLLTNALQPSTEVLPALGLLLHSVRVAPAEGPALVDTPGADVILIDGRRDLPQVRSLCQLLRSTGPGCPLLLVVTEGGLAAVTADWGIDDVLLDTAGPAEVEARLRLAMGRQQITTDDSPMEIRNGDLSVDEATYSAKLKGRVLDLTFKEFELLKYLAQHPGRVFTRAQLLQEVWGYDYFGGTRTVDVHVRRLRAKLGVEHESLIGTVRNVGYRFVTPEKVERAAEEAARSEAAQGRGGAFAAGRPTAGADSRGEGLGGLGDGLGDGLGDGHTSAGQTV from the coding sequence GTGAGTTCACTCCTGCTTCTGACCAACGCCCTGCAACCGTCCACCGAGGTGCTGCCCGCACTCGGCCTGCTGCTGCACAGTGTCCGCGTCGCGCCGGCCGAGGGGCCTGCGCTGGTGGACACCCCCGGCGCGGACGTGATCCTGATCGACGGGCGCCGCGATCTGCCGCAGGTCCGCAGCCTGTGCCAGCTGCTGCGCTCCACCGGCCCCGGCTGCCCGCTGCTGCTGGTGGTCACCGAGGGCGGCCTCGCCGCCGTCACCGCGGACTGGGGCATCGACGACGTCCTGCTGGACACCGCCGGCCCGGCCGAGGTCGAGGCGCGGCTGCGGCTGGCCATGGGCCGGCAGCAGATCACCACGGACGACAGCCCGATGGAGATCCGCAACGGCGACCTGTCGGTCGACGAGGCGACGTACAGCGCGAAGCTCAAGGGCCGGGTGCTCGACCTGACCTTCAAGGAGTTCGAGCTGCTCAAGTACCTGGCGCAGCACCCCGGCCGGGTCTTCACCCGGGCGCAGCTGCTCCAGGAGGTGTGGGGCTACGACTACTTCGGCGGCACCCGGACCGTGGACGTGCACGTACGGCGGCTGCGGGCCAAGCTCGGCGTGGAGCACGAGTCGCTGATCGGCACCGTGCGCAACGTCGGCTACCGCTTCGTCACCCCGGAGAAGGTCGAGCGCGCGGCGGAGGAGGCGGCCCGCAGCGAAGCCGCCCAGGGCCGCGGCGGAGCCTTCGCGGCGGGCCGTCCGACGGCCGGTGCCGACAGCCGCGGCGAGGGCCTCGGCGGGCTCGGTGACGGGCTCGGTGACGGGCTCGGCGACGGCCACACATCAGCCGGACAGACCGTATGA
- a CDS encoding alpha/beta hydrolase yields the protein MDSPAETDDKRLRVFPITSGGRRAVLLTSDGVAVEAEHLPPRASGAGAAAEGSGHRPGPAAGPEPGPGEDSGPGHGPDQATGRAGRLAVVVAHGFTGALDRPAVRRAAGHLSAYAGVVTFSFRGHGHSGGHSTVGDLEVLDLDAAVRWARELGYERVATVGFSMGGSVVLRHAGEAGRAASAAGTPGTSPRPGGTRGVTAGVQAVVSVSSPARWYYRGTAPMRRVHWAITRPAGRLVSRLGLRTRIRAAEWDPVPLSPVESVPYIAPTPLLIVHGDQDAYFPLDHPYSLAAAAGQGNAELWIERGFGHAENAAGPVLLSRIGDWLTAHTAGIPGI from the coding sequence ATGGACAGCCCTGCCGAGACCGACGACAAACGATTGCGCGTCTTTCCGATCACTTCGGGTGGTCGGCGGGCGGTTCTGTTGACTTCTGACGGCGTGGCCGTCGAGGCGGAACACCTCCCCCCGCGGGCCTCCGGGGCGGGGGCCGCGGCAGAGGGTTCCGGCCACCGTCCCGGACCCGCCGCGGGGCCGGAGCCCGGTCCCGGCGAGGACTCCGGCCCCGGTCATGGACCCGATCAGGCCACCGGCCGGGCCGGCCGGCTCGCCGTCGTCGTCGCGCACGGCTTCACCGGCGCCCTGGACCGGCCCGCCGTCCGCAGGGCGGCCGGCCACCTCAGTGCTTACGCGGGAGTGGTCACCTTCTCCTTCCGCGGCCACGGCCACTCCGGCGGCCACTCCACCGTGGGCGACCTCGAAGTCCTCGACCTGGACGCGGCGGTGCGCTGGGCCCGGGAGCTGGGCTACGAGCGGGTGGCCACGGTCGGCTTCTCGATGGGCGGCTCGGTGGTGCTGCGGCATGCGGGCGAGGCCGGGCGGGCGGCCTCCGCCGCCGGGACGCCCGGCACGTCCCCGCGGCCGGGCGGGACCCGGGGGGTGACCGCGGGGGTCCAGGCCGTTGTCTCGGTCAGCTCGCCGGCCCGCTGGTACTACCGGGGCACCGCCCCGATGCGCCGGGTGCACTGGGCGATCACCCGGCCCGCGGGACGGCTGGTCTCACGCCTCGGGCTCAGGACGCGGATCCGGGCCGCCGAGTGGGACCCGGTGCCGCTGTCGCCGGTCGAGTCGGTGCCGTACATCGCGCCCACGCCGCTGCTGATCGTGCACGGTGACCAGGACGCCTACTTCCCGCTCGACCACCCGTACTCGCTGGCCGCGGCGGCGGGCCAGGGCAACGCCGAGCTGTGGATCGAGCGCGGCTTCGGCCACGCGGAGAACGCCGCGGGACCCGTGCTGCTGTCCCGCATCGGCGACTGGCTGACCGCGCACACGGCCGGGATTCCCGGGATCTGA
- a CDS encoding MoaD/ThiS family protein, which translates to MAAPETAARQVAGTIRYWAAAKAAAGTAEEPYRAATLAEALAAARERHAREPEFARVLLRCSFLVDGNPVGTRDHTAVALPDGGTVEVLPPFAGGSS; encoded by the coding sequence ATGGCTGCACCCGAAACGGCCGCGAGGCAGGTGGCGGGCACGATCCGCTACTGGGCCGCCGCGAAGGCCGCCGCGGGCACGGCGGAGGAGCCGTACCGCGCGGCGACCCTCGCCGAGGCGCTGGCCGCCGCGCGCGAACGCCACGCCCGCGAGCCGGAGTTCGCCCGGGTGCTGCTGCGCTGCTCCTTCCTCGTCGACGGCAACCCCGTCGGCACCCGCGACCACACCGCGGTCGCCCTGCCCGACGGCGGCACGGTGGAGGTCCTCCCACCGTTCGCGGGAGGAAGCTCATGA